In the Leptolyngbya sp. SIO1E4 genome, one interval contains:
- a CDS encoding MSMEG_0569 family flavin-dependent oxidoreductase, with protein sequence MKTHYSVVIVGGGQAGLSMSYCLKQRNIEHIIFEKYQIAHSWQEKRWDSFCLVTPNWQCQLPGYPYQGAEPGGFMGKADIVQYIRDYAQSFDPPVQEGVEVTRVCQGQGDRFEITTTVGDFTANQIVIATGGYHTPRIPRVAERLSPNVLQIHSSEYRRPEQLPAGEVLVVGTGQSGCQIAEDLHLAGRRVHLCVGGAPRSPRRYRGKDVVDWLDQMGYYDMPIDEHPQKETIRHRTNHYVTGRDGGREIDLRKFATEGMQLYGRLKDIQGDRLIFNSNLKQNLDAADAVAESIKGTIDKFIDKNNLDAPEASPYQPMWAPDQPMLEMNYKTANIAAVIWSTGFEANFAWAEVPVFDGKGYPSHDRGVTPVKGFYFLGLPWLHTWGSGRFSGIARDALYLADQIVAKRKIQSPLLELINEMALGS encoded by the coding sequence ATGAAAACTCACTATTCCGTAGTCATTGTTGGCGGAGGGCAGGCGGGGCTTTCGATGAGCTATTGCCTCAAGCAGCGAAACATCGAGCACATTATTTTTGAGAAGTATCAGATTGCCCATTCTTGGCAAGAAAAGCGCTGGGACTCTTTTTGTCTGGTAACGCCCAATTGGCAATGTCAACTCCCGGGATACCCCTATCAAGGGGCAGAGCCAGGAGGATTTATGGGCAAAGCAGACATTGTTCAATATATTCGAGACTACGCCCAGAGCTTTGACCCGCCGGTTCAAGAGGGGGTTGAAGTAACACGTGTATGTCAGGGGCAGGGCGATCGCTTCGAAATAACTACCACTGTAGGAGACTTCACGGCTAACCAAATCGTGATTGCTACGGGCGGATACCATACCCCCCGCATTCCTCGCGTTGCAGAGCGATTATCCCCGAACGTTCTGCAGATTCATTCCTCCGAATATCGCAGGCCCGAGCAGTTGCCCGCTGGCGAGGTTTTGGTTGTTGGTACCGGGCAGTCAGGTTGTCAGATTGCAGAAGATTTACATCTGGCGGGGCGGCGCGTCCACCTGTGCGTCGGGGGCGCTCCCCGCTCTCCCCGGCGCTATCGCGGCAAAGATGTGGTGGACTGGCTAGACCAGATGGGCTACTACGATATGCCCATCGACGAACATCCTCAGAAAGAAACCATTCGCCACCGCACCAACCACTACGTCACCGGACGAGATGGCGGTCGAGAAATTGACCTACGCAAATTCGCCACCGAAGGCATGCAGCTCTATGGGCGGCTGAAAGATATCCAGGGCGATCGCCTGATTTTCAACAGCAATTTGAAGCAGAACCTAGATGCCGCAGATGCCGTTGCCGAAAGCATTAAAGGCACCATCGACAAGTTCATTGATAAAAATAATCTGGATGCTCCTGAAGCCTCCCCCTACCAGCCCATGTGGGCACCAGATCAACCCATGCTCGAGATGAACTATAAAACCGCCAATATCGCTGCTGTTATCTGGTCTACTGGCTTTGAGGCTAATTTTGCCTGGGCAGAAGTCCCTGTCTTTGATGGCAAGGGTTATCCCAGCCACGATCGCGGCGTTACCCCAGTCAAAGGCTTTTATTTCCTCGGTTTACCCTGGCTGCACACCTGGGGATCAGGACGATTCTCCGGCATCGCACGAGACGCCCTGTACCTGGCCGATCAGATTGTAGCTAAACGCAAGATTCAATCGCCGTTGTTGGAGTTGATTAATGAAATGGCATTGGGGTCTTAG